A DNA window from Ctenopharyngodon idella isolate HZGC_01 chromosome 10, HZGC01, whole genome shotgun sequence contains the following coding sequences:
- the si:ch211-246m6.4 gene encoding transcription factor 15: MGSQHLRHGLPTTTSLSLHAMKSTTGEQGLVHAHPAHDTQSLPSDPDELDSGSDSSEKSTGAGSPARGHREAGRHRGGRRLSGVSKQRQAANARERDRTHSVNTAFTALRTLIPTEPADRKLSKIETLRLASSYISHLANVLLLGEDCRDGQPCLKYQNILQSNTNLKTPPVRPICTFCLSNQRKMLRDGEKHTTA, translated from the exons ATGGGCAGCCAGCATCTACGCCATGGACTACCCACAACAACCAGTCTGTCTCTGCACGCCATGAAGTCTACCACAGGCGAGCAAGGGCTAGTTCATGCACATCCTGCACACGATACCCAGAGCTTGCCCTCCGATCCTGATGAGCTCGACAGTGGCAGTGACAGTTCGGAGAAATCCACTGGAGCAGGGAGCCCCGCACGGGGCCACAGGGAGGCGGGGAGACACAGAGGGGGCCGTAGACTCTCAGGGGTGAGTAAACAACGGCAGGCAGCTAACGCTCGGGAGCGAGACCGCACGCACAGTGTCAACACTGCCTTCACGGCTCTACGCACCCTCATCCCCACGGAACCGGCGGACAGGAAGTTGTCGAAAATCGAGACTCTGCGATTGGCATCGAGCTACATTTCACACCTGGCCAATGTGCTTCTGCTAGGGGAGGACTGCAGGGACGGGCAACCGTGTCTGAAATATCAAAACATCTTACAAAGCAACACCAATCTCAAAACCCCACCAGTACGACCCATCTGCACTTTCTGCCTGAGTAACCAAAGGAAAATG CTTAGAGATGGGGAAAAGCACACAACTGCGTGA
- the bzw1a gene encoding eIF5-mimic protein 2-A → MNNQKQQKPTLTGQRFKTRKRDEKERFDPTQFQESIVQGLNQTGTDLEAVAKFLDASGAKLDYRRYAETLFDILVAGGMLAPGGTLSDDLTRTEYCLFTASEDLETMQAYAQVFNKLIRRYKYLEKGFEEEIKKLLLFLKGFTESERNKLAMLTGILLANGNISASILSSLFNENLVKEGVSAAFAVKLFKSWINEKDINSVAASLRKVGMDNRLMELFPANKRSCEHFSKYFTDAGLKELSDFARNQQSIGARKELQKELQEQMSRGETLKDIIAYVREEMKKTSISEQTMIGIVWTSVMSAVEWNKKEELVTEQAIKHLKQYSPLLKAFTSQGLSELTLLLKIQEYCYDNIHFMKAFQKIVVLLYKADVLSEEVILKWYAEAHVAKGKSVFLEQMKKFVEWLKNAEEESESEEEEGD, encoded by the exons ATGAATAATCAAAAGCAGCAAAAGCCAACGCTTACCGGCCAGCGTTTTAAAACTAGGAAAAGAG ATGAAAAGGAGAGATTTGACCCTACTCAGTTTCAAGAAAGTATTGTTCAAGGCTTGAACCAAACTGGCACTGATTTGGAAGCGGTTGCAAAGTTCCTTGATGCCTCTGGCGCCAAGCTCGACTACCGCCGGTATGCTGAGACGCTCTTCGACATCCTGGTGGCTGGAGGAATGCTGG cCCCAGGAGGGACTCTGTCTGATGACTTGACCCGTACCGAGTACTGCCTCTTCACGGCAAGTGAAGACCTGGAGACCATGCAGGCGTACGCTCAG GTTTTTAACAAGCTGATCAGGCGTTACAAGTACCTGGAGAAAGGGTTTGAAGAGGAGATTAAGAAG CTGCTGCTGTTTTTAAAAGGGTTCACCGAGTCTGAGAGGAATAAATTGGCCATGCTTACCGGAATCCTGCTGGCCAATGGCAATATATCAGCCTCCATCCTGAGCAGCCTCTTTAATGAGAACTTGGTCAAGGAAG GTGTGTCTGCCGCCTTCGCTGTGAAACTCTTCAAATCTTGGATCAACGAAAAAGACATCAACTCAGTTGCTGCTAGCCTGCGTAAAGTTGGCATGGACAACAGGCTGATG GAGCTGTTCCCTGCCAACAAACGTAGCTGCGAACACTTCTCAAAATATTTCACCGATGCCGGGCTGAAGGAGCTCTCGGACTTCGCTCGCAACCAGCAGTCCATTGGAGCACGGAAAGAGCTTCAGAAAGAACTGCAAGAACAGATGTCCCGTGGCGAGACCCTCAAAGAC ATCATTGCCTACGTTCGTGAGGAGATGAAGAAAACGAGCATCTCTGAGCAGACAATGATCGGCATCGTGTGGACCAGTGTCATGAGCGCCGTCGAGTGGAATAAAAAGGAGGAACTCGTCACAGAGCAAGCCATCAAACACTTGAAG CAATACAGCCCACTGCTGAAGGCCTTCACTTCCCAAGGCCTGTCTGAGCTCACCCTCCTGCTGAAGATCCAGGAGTACTGCTACGACAATATCCACTTCATGAAGGCCTTCCAGAAGATCGTGGTGCTTCTTTACAAAG CTGATGTTTTGAGTGAGGAGGTTATTCTGAAGTGGTACGCAGAAGCCCATGTGGCCAAAGGAAAGAGTGTCTTCCTGGAGCAGATGAAGAAGTTTGTAGAATGGCTGAAAAATGCTGAGGAGG AGTCTGAATCTGAGGAAGAGGAGGGAGACTAA
- the LOC127521111 gene encoding hatching enzyme 1.2-like translates to MDTRASLSVLLLLFGVSQASPLMRFEGVFVSEPETMDITTRILDTNNGSTEILIEGDLVFPKTRNALFCFNNNCFWKKNSNNIVEVPYIVSAEFSYYDRSVIANAMSTFHAKTCIRFVARSSQTDYISIENKDGCYSSLGRTGGKQVVSLNRYGCVYNGIVQHELNHALGFYHEQTRSDRDQYVKINWENISPDMAYNFQKQNTNNQNTPYDYGSIMHYGKTAFSTQPGLETITPIPDATVEIGQRQGLSNIDILRINKLYGC, encoded by the exons ATGGACACAAGAGCCTCCCTCTCcgttctgctgctgctgtttggCGTCTCCCAGGCGTCTCCTCTCATG AGGTTTGAAGGCGTATTTGTATCAGAGCCTGAAACTATGGACATCACTACAAGAATTTTGGACACCAACAATG GATCTACTGAAATCTTGATTGAAGGAGATCTGGTGTTTCCCAAAACCAGAAATGCTCTCTTCTGCTTTAACAACAACTGTTTCTGGAAGAAAAACTCTAACAACATAGTGGAGGTCCCTTACATAGTGAGTGCTGAATTCT CCTATTACGACAGATCAGTGATTGCGAACGCCATGTCCACCTTTCATGCCAAAACCTGCATCCGCTTTGTGGCCAGATCATCTCAGACTGACTACATCAGTATTGAGAACAAAGATGG GTGCTACTCTTCTCTAGGTAGAActggtggcaaacaggtggtcTCCCTCAACAGGTACGGCTGTGTGTACAATGGCATCGTTCAACATGAGCTGAATCATGCCCTGGGCTTCTACCACGAGCAAACCAGGAGCGATCGTGACCAGTACGTCAAAATCAACTGGGAGAACATCTCTCCTGATATGGCCTACAACTTCCAGAAACAGAACACCAACAACCAAAACACTCCATACGACTACGGCTCCATCATGCACTATGGAAAAACGGCCTTCTCCACCCAGCCCGGGCTGGAAACCATCACTCCCATTCCTGATGCGACAGTTGAAATTGGACAGAGGCAGGGACTGTCCAACATCGACATCCTGAGGATCAACAAGCTTTATGGATGCTAA
- the LOC127521109 gene encoding hatching enzyme 1.2-like: MDTRASLSILLLLFGVSQASPLIRFEGVFVSEPETMDITTRILDTNNGSTEVLIEGDLVFPKTRNALFCFNNNCFWKKNSNNIVEVPYIVSAEFSYYDRSVIANAMSTFHAKTCIRFVARSSQTDYISIENKDGCYSSLGRTGGKQVVSLNRYGCVYNGIVQHELNHALGFYHEQTRSDRDQYVKINWENISPDMAYNFQKQNTNNQNTPYDYGSIMHYGKTAFSTQPGLETITPIPDATVEIGQRQGLSNIDILRINKLYGC; encoded by the exons ATGGACACAAGAGCCTCCCTCTCcattctgctgctgctgtttggCGTCTCCCAGGCGTCTCCTCTCATT AGGTTTGAAGGAGTATTTGTATCAGAGCCTGAAACTATGGACATCACTACAAGAATTTTAGACACCAACAATG GATCTACTGAAGTCTTGATTGAAGGAGATCTGGTGTTTCCCAAAACCAGAAATGCTCTCTTTTGCTTTAACAACAACTGTTTCTGGAAGAAAAACTCTAACAACATAGTGGAGGTCCCTTACATAGTGAGCGCTGAATTCT CCTATTATGACAGATCAGTGATTGCGAACGCCATGTCGACCTTTCATGCCAAAACCTGCATCCGCTTTGTGGCCAGATCATCTCAGACTGACTACATCAGTATTGAGAACAAAGATGG GTGCTACTCTTCTCTAGGTAGAActggtggcaaacaggtggtcTCCCTCAACAGGTACGGCTGTGTGTACAATGGCATCGTTCAACATGAGCTGAATCATGCCCTGGGCTTCTACCACGAGCAAACCAGGAGCGATCGTGACCAGTACGTCAAAATCAACTGGGAGAACATCTCTCCTGATATGGCCTACAACTTCCAGAAACAGAACACCAACAACCAAAACACTCCATACGACTACGGCTCCATCATGCACTATGGAAAAACGGCCTTCTCCACCCAACCCGGGCTGGAAACAATCACTCCCATTCCTGATGCGACAGTGGAAATTGGACAGAGGCAGGGACTGTCCAACATCGACATCCTGAGGATCAACAAGCTTTATGGATGCTAA